A region from the Lolium perenne isolate Kyuss_39 chromosome 4, Kyuss_2.0, whole genome shotgun sequence genome encodes:
- the LOC127297481 gene encoding pectinesterase inhibitor 12-like codes for MKQPSIMSPPVALIAAVVLAVILTGRAVDATVASTCKEAAASDVRVSLQLCLSQLSSQRGAADADAWGLAKVASLAGVNNAALAADDVKTLLAGNPSLPMKQALAKCDTAYSEAAVAFAQASDEINGRSYATGKKKLEEALAQAQQCNAAFGTHGVTLPQPLAQHTVDSIQIAIIAEAITGLIK; via the coding sequence AGCAACCATCAATCATGTCTCCGCCCGTGGCCCTCATtgccgccgtcgtgctggcggtgaTCCTGACTGGTCGTGCAGTCGACGCGACTGTGGCCAGCACCTGCAAGGAGGCAGCCGCCAGCGACGTGCGGGTCAGCCTGCAGCTGTGCCTGTCGCAGCTCAGCAGCCAACGGGGCGCCGCGGACGCGGACGCATGGGGCCTGGCCAAGGTGGCCTCCCTGGCGGGCGTCAACAACGCGGCCCTCGCCGCGGACGACGTCAAGACCCTCTTGGCGGGCAACCCAAGCCTGCCCATGAAGCAGGCGCTGGCCAAGTGCGACACGGCTTACAGTGAGGCGGCCGTCGCCTTTGCACAGGCCAGCGACGAGATCAACGGGCGGTCCTACGCCACGGGGAAGAAGAAGCTAGAGGAGGCACTGGCGCAGGCGCAGCAGTGCAACGCGGCATTTGGGACACACGGGGTGACGCTGCCGCAGCCGCTGGCACAGCATACCGTCGACTCCATCCAGATCGCCATCATCGCGGAAGCCATCACCGGCCTCATTAAGTGA
- the LOC127297480 gene encoding probable pterin-4-alpha-carbinolamine dehydratase, chloroplastic yields MALMLSPAAPAAFSVVAPCNGKAAATRRIRLGSRSLRKVVAMADMLGDFGARDPFPEEIASEWGEKTLGNVDTLHRILIPTVSVLSLSRVPLQADPELLSQDDARRLLHKVVGWRLLFPCTHDNQDDLLKLECVWKVKDQACGEELVSRITTALESGAGAGGYVPAKLGFEAPNQVRAQLYSTSLGGLSVNDFIIAARIDQIKTQDLIPKKRVWA; encoded by the exons ATGGCGCTCATGCTCAGCCCAGCCGCTCCGGCGGCCTTCTCCGTCGTGGCACCTTGCAATGGCAAGGCCGCCGCAACGAGGAGGATTCGACTTGGCAGCCGGAGCCTCCGGAAGGTGGTTGCCATGGCGGACATGCTGGGTGACTTTGGCGCGCGGGACCCGTTCCCGGAGGAGATCGCGAGCGAATGGGGGGAGAAGACGCTGGGCAACGTGGACACGCTGCACCGCATCCTCATCCCCACCGTGTCCGTGCTCTCCCTCTCCCGCGTGCCCCTCCAGGCCGACCCCGAGCTGCTTTCCCAGGACGACGCGCGCAGGCTCCTTCACAAGGTGGTCGGATGGAGGCTCCTCTTCCCTTGCACCCACGACAACCAGGACGACCTGCTCAAGCTCGAGTGCGTGTGGAAGGTCAAGGACCAGGCCTGCGGGGAGGAGCTGGTGTCCAGGATTACCACGGCGCTGGAGagcggtgccggtgccggtgggTATGTGCCGGCGAAGCTCGGGTTCGAGGCGCCCAACCAAGTCAGGGCGCAGCTCTACTCCACGTCCCTAG GTGGGCTGAGCGTGAACGACTTCATCATCGCTGCCAGGATAGACCAGATCAAGACGCAAGATCTTATCCCAAAGAAGAGAGTCTGGGCATGA
- the LOC127297479 gene encoding putative casein kinase II subunit beta-4, translating into MDRKRINDALDRHLRSERSSPSTSRAAKLPSSNPPSKEQLDSDSEEDNSASEGDDDTFWINWFCNLRGNEFFAEVDDDYIQDDFNMCGLSTQVPYYDHALDLILDLEPVQGDVFAEEQNELIVAAAETLYGLVHARYILTTKGLAAMLDKFKNCDFGRCPRVSCGGQPCLPVGQSDVPRSSTVKIYCPKCEDLYYPRSKHQANIDGAFFGTTFPHLFMMAHSHLKPPKPSQQYVPRIFGFKVHKKT; encoded by the exons ATGGAccgcaagcgcatcaacgacgccCTCGACAGGCACCTGCGGAGCGAGAGGTCGTCGCCCTCCACATCCCGCGCCGCCAAGCTCCCCTCCTCCAACCCGCCCTCCAAAG AGCAGCTGGATTCGGACAGCGAGGAAGACAACAGTGCCTCCGAGGGGGACGACGACACCTTCTGGATCAACTGGTTCTGCAACCTCAGAGGCAACGAGTTCTTTGCCGAGGTCGACGACGACTACATCCAGGACGACTTCAACATGTGCGGCCTGAGCACCCAAGTGCCGTATTACGATCACGCGCTCGACCTCATACTCGACCTCGAGCCAGTTCAGG GTGATGTGTTTGCTGAGGAGCAGAATGAATTGATCGTGGCGGCCGCCGAGACGCTTTACGGCTTAGTTCATGCCCGGTACATCTTGACCACTAAAGGCTTGGCTGCAATG TTGGACAAGTTCAAGAACTGCGACTTTGGAAGGTGCCCTCGTGTGTCCTGCGGTGGCCAGCCTTGTTTGCCAGTGGGGCAGTCCGATGTCCCGAGGTCCAGTACCGTCAAGATATATTGCCCAAAATGCGAAGATCTCTACTACCCAAGATCGAAACACCAAGCAA ACATTGATGGAGCTTTCTTTGGGACGACGTTTCCTCatcttttcatgatggcacattCACACTTGAAGCCACCGAAGCCATCGCAGCAATATGTTCCCCGAATATTCGGCTTCAAGGTTCATAAGAAAACATGA